From Williamwhitmania taraxaci, a single genomic window includes:
- a CDS encoding DUF6261 family protein has product MKKVKFSVSPLYKLGNIDFYEFMQSQIDRIRDLSATELTDDQLKAIIATILGLMTNLNKVLVRMRKSAITVEITAHDQVRDNSMRALDRSLKVHELATDEAILRAVAEIEAMLKPYGKVPTQMLEKETQSIDSIVEALESRRFAPMVALLGLGSYVTRLKNDNNSFKACYNERTTTYIEKDTSDTRELRNQIADQYSLLCDYVEVNTRLETKPEFAKVFTIIDTIRKQYTAQVGRSTERKPKDKGKGEPNE; this is encoded by the coding sequence ATGAAAAAAGTAAAATTTTCAGTTTCTCCGCTTTATAAGCTAGGGAATATTGATTTTTATGAGTTTATGCAGTCGCAAATTGATCGCATTCGCGACCTAAGCGCTACCGAGCTCACTGACGACCAGCTAAAGGCAATTATTGCCACCATTCTGGGATTGATGACCAACCTCAATAAGGTTTTGGTGCGCATGCGTAAGAGCGCCATCACTGTCGAGATTACCGCTCACGACCAGGTGCGCGACAACAGCATGCGCGCACTTGATCGATCACTAAAGGTGCACGAGCTAGCTACCGATGAGGCCATACTTAGAGCCGTGGCCGAAATTGAAGCCATGCTGAAACCCTATGGCAAGGTTCCCACGCAGATGCTCGAAAAAGAGACTCAATCCATCGACAGCATCGTAGAAGCGCTGGAAAGCCGGCGCTTTGCTCCTATGGTGGCATTGCTGGGCTTAGGCAGCTATGTTACCCGGCTTAAGAACGACAACAACTCCTTTAAGGCATGCTATAACGAGCGCACCACAACCTACATTGAAAAAGACACCTCCGACACCCGTGAGCTGCGCAACCAAATAGCAGACCAGTACTCGCTATTGTGCGACTACGTGGAGGTAAACACCCGGCTGGAAACCAAGCCCGAATTTGCCAAAGTATTTACCATTATCGATACCATACGCAAGCAATACACCGCACAAGTGGGCCGTAGCACCGAGCGCAAGCCAAAGGATAAGGGTAAGGGTGAGCCAAACGAGTAA
- a CDS encoding ABC transporter ATP-binding protein has protein sequence MIRTVGLNKVFRTDTIETSALSNVDIAIKQGEFVAIMGPSGCGKSTLLNIIGLLDAPTSGSYTFDGVEAGRLSEPQRTAMRRGKVGFVFQNFNLVEDLTVRENVELPLVYLKLSYGERKRRITEVLNRMQLSHRMDHFPKQLSGGQQQRVAIARAVVSNPMLILADEPTGNLDSKTGTEVMLVLTELNQAGTTVVMVTHSERDAAYAHRIIRLHDGNVVVAEDVKQQVVIV, from the coding sequence ATGATAAGAACTGTAGGGCTAAACAAGGTATTCAGAACCGATACGATTGAGACCAGCGCGCTGAGCAACGTGGATATAGCGATAAAGCAGGGCGAGTTTGTGGCAATAATGGGTCCTTCGGGTTGTGGCAAGTCCACCCTGCTCAATATAATAGGGCTACTGGATGCACCAACCTCGGGCAGCTATACCTTCGATGGCGTGGAGGCCGGAAGGTTATCGGAGCCACAGCGCACGGCAATGCGGAGGGGGAAAGTTGGTTTTGTTTTTCAGAACTTCAACCTTGTGGAAGATTTAACCGTTAGGGAGAATGTGGAGCTGCCGCTAGTTTACCTCAAACTCTCGTATGGTGAGCGAAAGCGGAGAATTACCGAGGTGCTTAATCGGATGCAGCTCTCGCACCGGATGGATCATTTCCCTAAGCAGCTCTCGGGTGGGCAGCAGCAGCGCGTGGCCATTGCCCGGGCGGTAGTTTCCAATCCAATGCTCATCCTCGCCGATGAGCCCACCGGAAACCTCGATTCGAAAACCGGAACAGAAGTCATGCTGGTGCTTACAGAGCTCAATCAAGCAGGAACAACCGTGGTTATGGTGACCCACTCGGAGCGCGATGCGGCTTACGCACATCGAATTATCCGTCTGCACGACGGTAATGTGGTTGTGGCCGAGGATGTAAAGCAACAGGTTGTAATTGTTTAA
- a CDS encoding DUF4933 domain-containing protein encodes MNKLLAFTIPLVLLAGCNSQGTIKTPENAEELLIADIKRSDSLAKSSIAFKLDEIPAGIRYPELRMVDKANPPVTLNIPASQGTVKPLALSALFKSVRYMVLDYGKDSALCDSYSQVIPVGDGYITTSIFSLCYFDSKGKLMKVIGKNEAGLIPVPNGIAFSTEEIIGVLPNASVKGDKVVYVTVDIPKKLSMVKIFDIKSMKTTLSAPRKISNFMNFMRLSPTLVTDSSWIEYSGSICPISKYTFCLYGMKGDTLTLFKNSIKGVATKRGNITDPDSWFRYEFNNQLTIRQPYCDTVFRFQYPNTLKPCFVLNFGKEMIDIESAIMCKTEGKYIPSFWFETSNAIVMGYSKNNDCPNNRKANKVKFYYAAYNKATQSLFHITMPAKYPEDSYISNDIDGGIPLNLGDVRVNNGKGIVLLSRAQLTEIATNETTRYLPKANRDAASTRASKLRSGQKLVVIYE; translated from the coding sequence ATGAATAAACTATTAGCATTCACCATACCATTGGTTCTTCTTGCAGGTTGCAATAGTCAAGGAACTATTAAAACACCCGAAAATGCTGAGGAACTGCTCATCGCCGACATAAAGCGCAGCGATAGTTTGGCGAAGAGTTCCATCGCCTTTAAACTCGATGAAATACCTGCAGGAATACGCTACCCTGAGTTGCGAATGGTTGATAAGGCCAACCCTCCGGTAACGCTAAATATTCCTGCATCGCAAGGAACGGTAAAGCCCCTAGCACTTTCGGCATTGTTTAAGTCGGTAAGGTATATGGTACTCGACTACGGCAAGGACTCTGCCCTCTGCGATTCTTATTCCCAAGTTATTCCTGTGGGCGATGGTTATATTACCACCTCAATTTTCAGCCTCTGCTACTTTGACTCCAAAGGAAAGTTAATGAAGGTGATAGGTAAAAATGAAGCAGGACTAATACCTGTGCCTAATGGCATAGCTTTTTCTACAGAAGAGATTATTGGTGTGCTACCAAATGCATCGGTTAAAGGAGATAAAGTTGTTTATGTTACAGTAGATATTCCCAAAAAGTTGTCGATGGTTAAGATTTTCGATATAAAGAGCATGAAAACAACACTGTCGGCTCCACGAAAAATTTCGAATTTCATGAATTTCATGAGGTTGTCCCCAACTTTGGTAACAGATAGTTCGTGGATTGAGTATAGTGGTAGTATTTGTCCTATTTCGAAGTATACATTTTGCCTTTACGGAATGAAGGGAGATACCTTAACTTTATTCAAGAATAGTATAAAAGGAGTCGCAACCAAGCGTGGAAATATTACCGATCCCGATAGCTGGTTTCGCTATGAATTCAACAATCAGTTGACTATTCGTCAACCCTATTGCGATACAGTATTTCGCTTTCAATACCCGAATACGCTCAAGCCCTGCTTTGTGCTAAACTTTGGCAAAGAGATGATCGATATTGAGTCGGCAATAATGTGTAAAACGGAAGGGAAATATATTCCTTCTTTTTGGTTCGAAACAAGCAATGCAATAGTGATGGGCTACTCAAAGAACAACGACTGCCCTAATAACCGCAAAGCCAATAAAGTGAAGTTCTACTATGCGGCCTATAATAAGGCTACGCAATCGCTTTTTCATATTACAATGCCAGCCAAGTATCCCGAAGACTCATATATTTCAAACGATATTGACGGTGGTATTCCGCTTAACCTTGGGGACGTTCGTGTTAACAACGGTAAGGGCATTGTGCTACTGTCGAGGGCACAGCTAACCGAAATAGCCACTAACGAAACCACCCGATACCTGCCAAAAGCGAACAGGGATGCGGCATCCACACGGGCTTCGAAGTTACGATCGGGTCAAAAACTTGTAGTTATTTACGAATAG
- a CDS encoding DUF3276 family protein: MKEDIFTTQIHAGSRTYFFDVKTSENGEKYLKITESKHISEHTFERYQILIFEKDVEKFELAILEALKKIKPSTNTITLDEKRKKHPNAYRSWAIEDDQQLELLYCEGKNVKELSQLFGRNTGAINARIEKLELKEKYGNP; this comes from the coding sequence ATGAAAGAAGATATATTTACAACGCAAATTCATGCTGGCAGCAGAACATATTTTTTTGATGTAAAAACTAGTGAGAATGGTGAGAAATATTTGAAGATTACCGAAAGTAAACACATAAGTGAACATACATTTGAACGGTATCAAATACTGATATTTGAAAAAGACGTAGAAAAATTTGAACTAGCAATACTAGAAGCACTGAAAAAAATTAAGCCCAGCACGAACACAATCACACTAGATGAAAAACGAAAGAAACACCCCAACGCATATCGCTCCTGGGCAATCGAGGATGATCAACAACTTGAACTGCTCTATTGTGAAGGGAAGAACGTAAAGGAACTATCACAACTTTTCGGACGCAATACCGGAGCTATAAATGCCAGAATCGAAAAGTTAGAGCTAAAAGAGAAATATGGTAACCCATAA
- a CDS encoding ABC transporter permease: MIRPEILFRRFRRFPMLKAVSIACLAASLACLLLVAAFVKHEVSYDTFNPYPNRLYRLTVSEEEDLPDARCWGSWVGRVPIEVPMIERLTRVSRAKQMSAVLNNTAWPLREAYLVDSTFFTTFRYKLISGDSAKALASPTNVIVSESFAKKHFGTVDVLNKPLLISDYMVEDATSYTIAGVMKDFPENSHFTAELLIGMPKDFIDMAYTYVLLKPNAPALSAEKAIDNILNPKGLNYPKRSSSLQLVTDIHLKSNKAREMSGNGSMQQLLILISAVLLLVIISLINLSNNSRVIFLLNQEYYLMKRVNGAGIGIMILEELLLALISGITVIALGFWITLYLGPLLGIDLLQRLTIVDISILIGGFLLSMLAVMVFPIAKEFLGGYFVRSRGLNGVIPVKGKLVRLKVLVVVQLCISAFVLVVTFGISRQMDYVLSQQLGGKEDGVLVIGQQDMNVISRLAQLKDELAKVPQVTNVCGVMEVPGDAIKDGSRYSLEGRKMENGLSIFCVNDEFFSFFNIKLLAGNFLPKCNYTLGDEQRLLNEKVFEIPSTVKINIDTTAYSDHFVINRSALKEMGFNTAEEAIGKRILLHHQYISIIPGGTIVGVVDDFKYTSLFEKEVPLIIFERKLFQNTILIRYEAKSATEAIRAIEKAWMVAIPNVPFNYKTLSEVYDSRYYNEMRTRKLLGYFSIITLLVSALGLAVIMSFMVKYRLKEIGIRKVNGATSADIFVLLTRGIILWVVLGCAVAFPLAWYAMHLWLQSFAMQVTIGWWIYALGGLGVFMVAFATAFWQSWTAARMKPVEAIRYE; encoded by the coding sequence ATGATACGTCCCGAAATACTCTTTCGTCGTTTTCGCCGATTCCCCATGCTAAAGGCAGTGAGCATTGCGTGCCTTGCTGCTTCGCTGGCCTGTTTGCTGTTGGTAGCTGCATTTGTTAAGCACGAGGTTAGCTACGATACCTTTAACCCATATCCCAACCGACTCTACAGATTGACTGTATCGGAAGAAGAAGACCTGCCCGATGCTCGGTGTTGGGGCAGCTGGGTTGGCCGGGTACCCATCGAGGTTCCGATGATAGAGCGTTTAACGCGTGTTAGTCGTGCGAAACAGATGTCGGCAGTTCTCAACAACACTGCTTGGCCTCTGCGGGAAGCTTACCTAGTGGATAGCACCTTTTTTACAACTTTTCGGTATAAACTCATTTCCGGCGACTCGGCTAAGGCGTTGGCATCCCCAACAAATGTGATTGTTTCGGAGAGCTTTGCCAAGAAACATTTTGGAACGGTTGATGTGCTGAATAAGCCACTGCTAATTAGCGACTATATGGTCGAGGATGCTACTAGCTATACCATTGCTGGGGTAATGAAAGATTTTCCGGAGAACTCGCACTTTACGGCAGAGTTGCTTATTGGCATGCCCAAGGATTTCATCGACATGGCCTACACCTACGTCCTTCTTAAGCCAAATGCGCCTGCTTTAAGTGCCGAGAAGGCTATCGATAATATTCTAAATCCAAAGGGACTAAACTACCCCAAACGAAGTTCATCGCTGCAATTGGTCACCGACATTCACCTGAAAAGCAATAAAGCAAGGGAGATGAGTGGGAACGGAAGCATGCAGCAATTATTAATTTTAATCTCGGCTGTGCTGCTTCTGGTAATTATCTCGCTCATCAATCTTTCGAACAATAGCCGGGTGATATTTCTGCTAAACCAGGAGTATTACCTTATGAAAAGAGTAAATGGTGCCGGTATTGGAATAATGATCCTCGAGGAACTATTGTTGGCCCTCATTAGTGGCATTACTGTTATAGCGCTAGGATTCTGGATAACGCTCTACCTAGGGCCATTGCTGGGTATCGACCTGTTGCAGCGCCTAACAATAGTTGATATTTCCATACTAATAGGTGGATTTCTGCTTTCCATGCTGGCCGTAATGGTATTTCCCATAGCCAAGGAGTTTCTCGGTGGATATTTCGTTCGAAGCCGAGGTCTTAATGGGGTTATTCCGGTTAAAGGTAAGCTGGTTCGGCTAAAGGTTCTGGTTGTAGTTCAGCTCTGCATATCAGCATTTGTGCTGGTGGTTACCTTTGGAATATCGCGCCAAATGGATTACGTGCTTTCGCAGCAGCTGGGTGGAAAAGAAGATGGCGTGCTGGTTATTGGTCAGCAAGATATGAATGTGATTAGCCGGTTGGCTCAGCTAAAAGATGAGCTAGCCAAGGTGCCTCAGGTAACCAACGTGTGTGGGGTTATGGAAGTTCCCGGCGATGCAATTAAAGATGGAAGTAGATATTCGCTCGAAGGAAGGAAGATGGAAAACGGACTGAGTATATTTTGTGTGAACGATGAATTTTTCTCCTTTTTCAACATAAAGCTGTTGGCGGGAAATTTTTTGCCGAAATGCAACTATACGCTAGGAGATGAACAGCGTTTGCTCAATGAAAAGGTATTTGAAATCCCTTCTACTGTTAAGATAAATATCGACACTACAGCGTATAGCGACCACTTTGTGATTAACCGCTCAGCGCTTAAGGAGATGGGATTCAATACTGCCGAGGAGGCTATTGGCAAGCGCATCCTGCTCCACCACCAATACATTAGCATTATTCCGGGAGGCACCATTGTTGGCGTAGTGGACGATTTTAAGTACACCTCCCTTTTCGAGAAAGAGGTGCCATTGATAATATTTGAGCGCAAGCTATTCCAAAACACCATACTTATCCGGTATGAAGCCAAATCGGCAACCGAAGCAATAAGGGCAATTGAGAAGGCATGGATGGTGGCAATCCCCAACGTTCCTTTTAACTATAAAACCCTGTCGGAAGTGTATGATAGTAGATACTACAACGAGATGCGCACGCGGAAGTTGCTCGGCTACTTCTCCATCATCACCCTGCTGGTGTCGGCGCTTGGGTTGGCGGTAATTATGTCGTTCATGGTTAAGTATCGGCTGAAGGAGATTGGTATACGAAAGGTGAATGGGGCCACCTCCGCCGACATTTTTGTGCTGCTCACGCGCGGTATCATACTTTGGGTTGTGCTGGGATGTGCCGTAGCGTTTCCGTTGGCATGGTATGCCATGCATCTCTGGCTGCAAAGCTTTGCCATGCAGGTTACCATAGGTTGGTGGATATACGCGCTGGGTGGATTGGGCGTATTCATGGTTGCCTTTGCCACTGCCTTTTGGCAGAGCTGGACGGCCGCCCGTATGAAGCCCGTTGAGGCGATTAGGTATGAATAA
- a CDS encoding sensor histidine kinase, whose translation MKNSSLAIVVRALLLAATSLLLCWLWLTNKGLDLVAIAAIAFVIQIYLMIHYVSRTNRKINFFFQALLNEDAGFTLPTMVNSSTERDLNRTLNSLSAKMEAILLNAKQQELQFRAVVEQATSGLMAFDEKGFIYISNSAVHTLLQCPVLTHLSQIDRKNHSLYILISTIKHGEQKTITLNEPTRQRVLSIKATILQLQSANLTLLSIADIKPELDARETDSWIKLTRVLSHEIMNGIAPITSAAKTLSGYYHKNDQPIAAETVTQQVVNNTVRGLAVIVEQGEGLSRFVDHYRKFSRIPQPKVQPTLVVNLFDKIKILSADYAASANVALVVMDPQNSATVMIDEQLIAQALINLITNATDACLGTMDGTVTLRFSTSSMGRPTVEVEDNGTGISKEIAEEIFVPFFTTKAGGTGIGLSIVRQIMHLHGGEVTAESVIGTGTTFRLTF comes from the coding sequence ATGAAAAACAGTTCTCTCGCTATCGTTGTTCGAGCCTTACTGCTAGCTGCCACGTCGCTACTTCTTTGCTGGTTATGGCTTACTAACAAAGGTCTCGATCTTGTAGCCATTGCTGCGATTGCTTTTGTTATCCAGATATACCTGATGATTCACTATGTAAGTCGAACAAATCGCAAGATCAATTTCTTCTTCCAAGCACTGCTCAACGAGGATGCCGGCTTTACCCTTCCTACCATGGTGAATTCATCTACCGAGCGCGATCTTAATCGAACACTAAACAGCCTCAGCGCCAAGATGGAGGCAATTCTCCTAAATGCAAAGCAGCAGGAACTTCAGTTTAGGGCAGTGGTAGAACAGGCCACCTCCGGCCTGATGGCCTTCGATGAAAAGGGGTTCATCTATATTTCAAATTCAGCCGTCCACACGCTTTTACAATGTCCGGTGCTCACCCATCTTAGCCAAATCGACAGGAAAAATCATTCGCTCTATATTCTTATAAGCACCATTAAGCATGGCGAACAAAAAACAATAACCCTTAACGAGCCAACACGCCAGCGCGTTCTATCAATTAAGGCAACCATTCTCCAACTTCAGTCGGCCAACCTAACGTTGCTTTCCATTGCCGACATTAAGCCGGAGCTCGATGCCCGTGAAACGGACTCATGGATTAAGCTTACCCGCGTGTTGAGCCACGAAATAATGAATGGAATAGCACCCATAACCTCGGCAGCAAAAACACTAAGCGGCTATTACCATAAAAACGATCAACCTATAGCCGCCGAAACCGTTACTCAGCAGGTTGTAAACAACACCGTTCGTGGGCTGGCCGTTATTGTAGAGCAAGGCGAAGGCCTTTCGCGCTTTGTGGATCACTACCGGAAGTTTTCGCGCATTCCACAGCCCAAGGTTCAGCCAACACTTGTCGTAAACCTGTTTGACAAAATCAAGATTCTTTCGGCCGATTATGCTGCTTCGGCCAATGTAGCCCTCGTGGTGATGGATCCACAAAACAGTGCTACGGTTATGATTGACGAGCAACTTATTGCTCAGGCGCTCATTAACCTCATTACTAACGCTACCGATGCATGCCTCGGCACAATGGATGGAACCGTTACTCTTCGCTTCTCAACAAGCAGCATGGGTCGGCCAACCGTTGAGGTGGAGGACAATGGCACAGGCATTTCGAAGGAAATTGCCGAGGAGATATTTGTGCCCTTCTTCACCACCAAAGCGGGTGGAACCGGTATTGGGCTAAGCATTGTTCGGCAGATTATGCACCTGCATGGCGGGGAAGTTACCGCCGAGTCGGTGATTGGCACAGGAACAACCTTTAGGCTTACGTTTTAG